One Rosa chinensis cultivar Old Blush chromosome 3, RchiOBHm-V2, whole genome shotgun sequence DNA window includes the following coding sequences:
- the LOC112191356 gene encoding pentatricopeptide repeat-containing protein At5g41170, mitochondrial, with translation MFKSCLVDSAFLRNCVFFVNRVSFRVYSAAASALLLEDHVFVKAPLPFEAFAVQEIKALGKRFCTQRKKNLYPFVVRLFKTLNWEVAWDARFSKSVKEHGFSHSLNAFRIIVHEFALVGMQMEVQALLRDVVFYYQEAKYDAFELFPYLLDSPHSGVRSLVVFDALITAFADNSMPENAVDVFLKIKRMGLEPHIWSCNILLKCLAEANKLECVRSLFECLKNSGPSPNVYTYTVMMSFFCTGYPLQDVDISRATDILQEMEKSGKHPTAVIYAEYIHGLCKAGYVEFALDFIRNMQHRDQPLNSYCYNAILRGFCQKGETCEALKLLEEMKSYGMVPDVYCYTILIDGFCKEGDIEKALALFEEMELCKIKPSLVSYSSLIYGLCKLGLIDHMLDIYRNLESAGVCPDAITCTLIVDGFCREGRLEEALRFIYKLYHQGISPNSYTYNAVLNSLCKQGKPEKAWELIPQMLKRNILPEVANYNTLINGFGKQLNSKKACMVYGGMLKAGVMPNTVTYTILINILSHRGKIYEACNMFKEMSERGLAADVISYTSLIAGFCRMGDMKKAWVLFKEMLSKNHLPNAITYTCLIDGFCKSSRMDYASFLFEEMKNKNVTPDLVTYTVLIIGYCRLRNIDRAIQLFDEMKHSGISGDGFANEALGLYTKDWFVYKRLES, from the coding sequence ATGTTCAAATCATGTTTGGTTGATTCGGCTTTTCTCCGAAACTGTGTGTTTTTTGTCAATAGGGTGAGTTTTAGAGTGTATTCTGCCGCTGCTTCTGCATTGTTGCTGGAGGATCATGTGTTTGTGAAAGCTCCATTACCCTTTGAGGCCTTTGCAGTTCAGGAAATTAAAGCTCTGGGGAAAAGGTTTTGTACtcagagaaagaaaaatttgtATCCCTTTGTTGTCAGATTGTTTAAAACTTTGAATTGGGAGGTCGCATGGGATGCAAGGTTCTCTAAGTCTGTGAAAGAGCATGGCTTTTCTCATTCTTTAAATGCCTTTAGAATTATTGTTCATGAATTTGCATTGGTGGGAATGCAAATGGAAGTGCAGGCTTTGCTTAGAGATGTTGTATTCTATTATCAAGAAGCTAAgtatgatgcatttgagctgtTCCCATATTTATTGGATTCACCTCACAGTGGGGTGAGATCGCTTGTTGTATTTGATGCACTAATAACGGCTTTCGCTGACAACTCGATGCCTGAGAATGCTGTGGATGTGTTTTTGAAGATTAAAAGAATGGGTCTTGAGCCACACATTTGGTCTTGTAATATCTTGCTCAAGTGTTTGGCAGAAGCAAACAAACTGGAATGTGTTAGAAGCTTATTCGAATGTTTGAAAAACTCTGGGCCATCTCCTAATGTTTACACTTACACAGTTATGATGAGCTTTTTCTGTACAGGATATCCACTGCAGGATGTGGATATCAGTCGAGCGACTGACATTCTTCAAGAAATGGAGAAAAGTGGGAAACACCCAACTGCAGTGATATATGCTGAATATATTCATGGACTTTGTAAAGCTGGATATGTTGAGTTTGCTTTGGACTTCATCCGAAACATGCAACACAGAGACCAACCTCTCAATAGTTATTGTTATAATGCTATACTTCGTGGGTTTTGCCAAAAAGGCGAAACTTGTGAAGCTCTAAAATTGTTGGAGGAAATGAAAAGCTACGGGATGGTGCCAGATGTTTATTGCTACACCATATTGATAGATGGATTTTGCAAGGAAGGGGATATAGAGAAAGCTCTTGCTTTGTTTGAGGAAATGGAGCTTTGTAAAATAAAACCTTCTTTGGTTAGCTATAGCTCACTCATATATGGTCTTTGCAAACTTGGATTGATAGATCATATGTTAGATATATATCGTAATCTGGAGTCTGCCGGTGTGTGCCCTGATGCTATCACTTGCACTCTCATTGTTGATGGGTTTTGCAGGGAAGGGCGCTTGGAGGAAGCCTTGAGATTTATTTACAAGTTGTATCATCAAGGCATAAGCCCTAACTCGTATACTTATAATGCAGTCCTCAACAGTCTGTGCAAGCAAGGAAAGCCAGAAAAAGCATGGGAACTAATCCCTCAAATGCTTAAAAGGAATATACTCCCAGAAGTTGCAAATTATAATACTCTTATAAATGGCTTTGGAAAACAGTTGAATTCAAAGAAGGCCTGCATGGTGTATGGAGGAATGCTCAAAGCTGGTGTCATGCCTAATACAGTCACATATACAATCCTTATCAATATACTCTCCCATAGAGGCAAAATATATGAAGCTTGTAATATGTTCAAGGAAATGAGTGAAAGGGGTTTGGCTGCAGATGTGATTTCTTATACATCTCTAATTGCTGGGTTTTGTAGGATGGGAGACATGAAGAAGGCTTGGGTACTGTTCAAAGAAATGTTGAGCAAAAACCATTTGCCCAATGCTATCACGTATACGTGTTTAATAGATGGTTTTTGCAAGTCTTCTCGCATGGATTATGCCAGTTTCTTGTTTGAGGAAATGAAGAATAAAAATGTTACTCCTGATCTGGTGACTTACACTGTTCTCATCATTGGGTACTGTAGGCTCCGGAATATTGATAGAGCAATTCAGTTATTTGATGAAATGAAGCACAGTGGTATCTCAGGGGATGGTTTTGCCAATGAAGCTTTGGGGCTTTACACCAAAGACTGGTTTGTTTACAAAAGATTAGAAAGCTGA